A section of the Subtercola frigoramans genome encodes:
- a CDS encoding Fic family protein: MAILFADAFSSASARARRIASGNIVPVARGVWTDEIRDSLEKVVERHWREIVGRMLPTAVIADRSAFDLRPIAGRLFVSHPSRSPLVLPGLTVYPDGRTENRRSDDVPLDRSGQLFGSSRTRALIDNAEQRGRPAAINRRLTMDELHDKVAQIVTTSTPRQIDNMLDEISRDANTIAVAAIRRYVDAARGLGPTVATGSRALSAAQRGESFDSARVALFRQVAADLQRMPLVQRFVDDVARSSYVPFYEAYFSNYIEGSTLTVDEAKRVVFDDADVGKPEDAHDIRSTWEIVSSHAEMSQEFTIADEFMDALRDRHRVMMAAHPDKLPGQWKVQANQAGMTRFVEPAQVPGTLRAGWEEGQALTDPFQRAAYVMFMVSEVHPFVDGNGRSARVAMNGELVPHNMHRIIIPTVLRNEYLSGLTRATAGNGVETLYRVLERAQHWVATGEFSSLESADRYLRATNAIVDSGVAAIEGIHLRILRVGEVWELPDPPFPGPPLASGDQPSFLDVAAKVAAAAE, from the coding sequence GTGGCTATCTTATTCGCAGATGCGTTCAGCTCTGCGAGCGCGCGTGCTCGTCGGATCGCCAGCGGGAACATCGTCCCCGTAGCTCGAGGGGTATGGACCGACGAAATTCGGGACAGTCTGGAGAAGGTCGTCGAGCGGCACTGGCGAGAGATCGTCGGGCGGATGTTGCCTACCGCTGTCATTGCAGACCGGAGCGCCTTCGATCTGCGACCGATCGCCGGTCGACTGTTCGTATCGCATCCGAGCCGATCCCCGCTTGTACTGCCCGGGTTGACGGTCTATCCAGACGGCCGAACGGAGAACCGTCGGTCTGATGACGTGCCACTTGACAGGTCTGGTCAACTGTTCGGATCGAGTCGAACCCGTGCGCTCATCGACAACGCCGAGCAGAGGGGCCGCCCTGCCGCCATCAACCGTCGGCTGACGATGGACGAACTACACGACAAGGTTGCCCAGATCGTCACAACCTCTACTCCTCGCCAGATCGACAACATGCTCGATGAGATCTCACGTGACGCGAATACCATCGCCGTGGCGGCGATTCGCAGGTACGTCGACGCAGCCCGCGGGCTTGGGCCAACCGTAGCGACCGGATCGCGAGCATTGAGTGCAGCGCAACGAGGTGAAAGCTTCGATTCTGCTCGTGTTGCGCTCTTTCGCCAGGTCGCCGCCGATCTGCAGCGCATGCCGCTAGTGCAACGATTTGTCGACGATGTCGCTCGCTCGTCGTACGTGCCCTTTTACGAGGCGTACTTTTCGAACTACATCGAAGGGTCAACCTTGACCGTCGATGAGGCGAAACGTGTCGTATTCGACGATGCCGATGTGGGAAAACCTGAAGATGCCCACGACATTCGCTCCACGTGGGAGATCGTCTCGTCTCACGCAGAGATGTCTCAGGAATTCACGATTGCAGACGAGTTTATGGATGCTCTGCGAGACCGCCACCGCGTGATGATGGCCGCCCACCCAGACAAGCTCCCGGGCCAGTGGAAAGTCCAAGCCAATCAGGCCGGCATGACGAGGTTCGTTGAACCGGCGCAGGTTCCCGGCACCCTGCGCGCGGGATGGGAGGAAGGGCAGGCGCTGACTGACCCCTTTCAGCGCGCGGCGTACGTGATGTTCATGGTCAGTGAAGTGCATCCGTTCGTCGACGGTAACGGTCGCTCGGCTCGGGTTGCGATGAACGGTGAACTCGTGCCGCACAACATGCATCGGATCATCATTCCCACAGTTCTTCGCAATGAGTACCTGTCTGGGTTGACCAGGGCGACGGCGGGAAACGGCGTAGAGACGCTGTATCGCGTACTGGAGCGTGCTCAACATTGGGTTGCCACTGGTGAGTTCAGCAGTCTGGAGTCGGCAGATAGGTACCTTCGTGCGACAAATGCGATAGTCGATTCGGGGGTCGCCGCGATCGAAGGCATACACCTACGCATTCTCCGGGTCGGCGAAGTGTGGGAGCTTCCCGACCCACCGTTTCCGGGCCCTCCATTGGCATCGGGCGATCAGCCGTCGTTTCTTGACGTCGCGGCGAAGGTTGCTGCCGCCGCGGAATAG
- a CDS encoding DNA/RNA helicase domain-containing protein, with protein MFRKTPGLHPDMVMTAFEVGESEKVFDLLLVDEAHRLNQRANESSGVQNRKFREITETLFGSDDTSKTQLDWIKARSRHQIVLVDAAQSVRPADVPSELLEELVGSARAGGRLYPLMSQMRVAAGDDYVGYVRRMLGGGHTSAFVLGEAVHPQDFEGYDFRMFDSVAAMQAAVRARDVEVGLSRLLAGHAWEWKSRGDRAAFDIEIDGVQLRWNSTQTDWIASPGSLEEVGSIHTVQGYDLNYAGVIIGRDLRYDPVAGQLFVDRGSYFDTKGKENNRQLGVVYSDEDLLRFVRNVYAVLLTRGIRGTYVFVQDEGLGEYLGRFIPRFGF; from the coding sequence GTGTTTCGAAAGACGCCGGGGTTGCATCCTGACATGGTGATGACGGCGTTCGAGGTCGGGGAGAGCGAGAAGGTCTTCGATCTGCTGCTCGTCGATGAGGCGCATCGGCTCAATCAGCGGGCGAATGAGTCGTCGGGGGTGCAGAACCGCAAGTTTCGTGAGATCACGGAGACGCTGTTCGGCAGCGATGACACGTCGAAGACCCAGCTCGACTGGATCAAGGCGCGCAGTCGGCATCAGATCGTTCTGGTGGATGCTGCGCAGAGCGTTCGGCCGGCGGATGTTCCTTCGGAGTTGCTCGAGGAGTTGGTGGGGTCGGCTCGGGCTGGTGGGCGGTTGTATCCGCTGATGTCGCAAATGCGGGTTGCTGCTGGCGACGACTACGTCGGGTATGTGAGGCGGATGCTCGGCGGGGGTCACACGTCGGCGTTCGTGTTGGGTGAGGCTGTGCATCCACAGGACTTCGAGGGGTACGACTTTCGCATGTTCGACAGCGTTGCGGCGATGCAGGCGGCGGTCAGGGCGCGGGATGTTGAGGTGGGCCTTTCGCGTCTTCTTGCCGGGCATGCGTGGGAGTGGAAGAGCCGCGGCGATCGCGCCGCGTTCGACATCGAGATCGATGGGGTGCAGCTGCGGTGGAACAGCACGCAGACCGACTGGATCGCGTCGCCGGGGTCGCTTGAGGAGGTCGGGTCGATTCACACGGTGCAGGGGTACGACCTGAACTATGCCGGGGTGATCATCGGGCGGGATCTGCGGTACGACCCGGTCGCTGGGCAGCTGTTCGTCGATCGGGGGTCGTACTTCGATACGAAGGGTAAGGAGAACAACCGCCAGCTCGGGGTGGTGTACAGCGACGAGGACCTGCTGCGTTTTGTTCGCAATGTGTATGCGGTGCTGCTGACGCGCGGGATTCGGGGGACGTACGTGTTCGTGCAGGATGAGGGGCTGGGGGAGTACCTGGGGCGGTTCATTCCACGTTTCGGTTTCTAA